Below is a genomic region from Vitis riparia cultivar Riparia Gloire de Montpellier isolate 1030 chromosome 5, EGFV_Vit.rip_1.0, whole genome shotgun sequence.
TAACCCTCAAAGGGTTAGGAGGAAGGTATTTATATGTAAGATCCCAAAGAGTTTTGGTATCCTAGGTTTCCAAAatagagtttgagtgaaattcatccaaaatttgtttctaaactAAGCAGTATAGTCATGACCACTTGAGTGAACTTGCATTGTTTAAGCGGTCTGCTTGAATGGGCTTAACCGCTTAAACGACCCTTGCTTCTTTTGAAAAGTCTTTTTAAAGCATTTTAAGTACAAAAACGATACTAAATctttttatacctcaaagaAGCCTAATATGCCACTTTCCAACCCTCTTTAGACATACCCATGACTTTCCAATTGGATGAGCAACAACCCTTAATCTTCAATagagagcaagtcactatctaaaaagacttttatgaccaaacttaaaaaaaagaacaaaattgtcaatatataaacaagactcaatgtttTAACATAAGGCACCTTAGCTCCATGAATTGCTTACGGTTTCAACAAGGTGAATGATTAAGGTAGATGAGACTTGCACATGGATTTTGGGTGGCTTGAATATGAGCACCTTCTACTAGTAGGCATGAGCAATAAATGGATCACATTGCTAGCATGCATAGGCAGTAGATGGTCCACACTACTGGCAAAAATAGGCAGCAAGTGATAAGAAGCCACACCCAACCAAAGGCATGCATTAGGGCTTTGAACATGGGTAAAGGGTGGTAATGACCCTTACCAATCATGCACCCATAAGCATTTAAGCCATGGTATGTGATGTAATCCACAGGTGTAATGACACGAGGTGTGAACACAAAACAAATATTAGTTAGTTGTCTTAGCTTAAACACGATCTAGAGATGTTAATGCACATAAGAATGCTTGGCATGCCTAAGAGCCAATAGAGAGCAATGAGAGCCAAGGGCAAGCTTAGCCTAAAGGAATGTTGCTAAGTGTGTTGGCCAAAAAAGGGCTTGGCATATAAGATGCAGAAAGTAGTCTTGTATATTGCAATGCTAGTGCTTGGATGGCTAAAGTGTGGAGTGAGTCTAAAAGAGAGACACATGGCCTAAAGACCAAAGTATGCATGCTTGGTAGCTAAGACACTTGGCCTAAAGATTAAGTCATGCATACCTACCAGTATCTAATCTAAGTCTGCACACATAGCAACATGTGGGTCGAGTTATGGGGTAAGCACCAAGTCAGGATGGACACTTGACTCAGGTTGAGCAGATTTCTCAAACACAATAGTAAGTGAAGCAATCAAGTCTCGAATGTGTGTAGTGCTGTTTGTTAAGCTTGGACATATGGCAACAAATGGAATGAAAGAAGACAATTTCAAAGGGTTGAAGTAGTTAATTAGAAGACTTTTGAAATTGTAAAGTCATTAATGTAGGATTATTCCTAGATAGGTGGAAGTGGTTTGTGCCACCGACCTATATAAAGAGGGTAAGAGACCTTTCTTAAGACATTGAACTCACCAAGCAAAATTATGGGAATCTTTGTTGAAAGTTGCCTTGTATTTTTATAGAATGGGCAACATACAAGTTGCGAAGTTTTAACCCCATAGTCTGGTATGCTTTGTGGGTTCCTTTTTTCCCTAATCTAGTGTAACCTCCTTTAAGTTGACTTAGAGGGCTTCTATGTGCCACACAAACGTGAAAATTTAAAGGAAGAAATGTCACTTATGACACATGCAAGTCGAGACAATGGAAACTCTCTCCATGTTTAGGAGGAAAAGCCAATAAAATTAAAGCTTGTTTGATTGTgtgatagtttttttattttaaaaaatggaaatttgtttttaaaaatttataatattgtttggcATTATTTCTCTAtgtctagtttttaaaaaacaaattgaatgGAGAATAGTTTTGAGAGAATAGATAGAAGttgttttcaccaatttttgaaaacaaaaggaaagtatagagaaatttaaaaacaaaaaactatataaaaaaaattaaatatgatatcattatttctctctctataatttaatataaataccgaaaatcttcaaatataatattcttttaaattacatatacttttctaaatttttttttaactttctaaaaaattttcattaagcaaataatttccaaatcaaactttaatacataaaatttattaatttcaaaattattttgaaaataaaaaaactgatTTAATTAGTACTAAAATGTCATGGAACTCGATAACTTTAAAAAGTGAtagaccaaaatttattttaaatgacttgattagtttcttctttacatatatcatatttttacattttttttactaggcaaataaattccaaattatgTAAGACTTAATGTGGTGGATTCATTAACAagcttattcatttttaaaaataatttaagacccaaatagtgatccaattaatattagaaattcatggatgaaaattaatttaaaatgactttattatttGTCTTAtacatagaatcattattttcgattttttttactagacaaataaacttcaaattaagcGAGGCTTAATCCATTGGattcattaatgagtttaataattttttaaaaataaatcaaaacttaaataataaattcattaatactaaaaaatgaatttcaaatcaaatgacactttgtattaaatttatcaaTGAGactatcaatttttaaaaataattttataactcaaaaaataggtttaattactaaaaaaataatagtcatggttttattgtttcttctacacacaaaattatattttttgaattttctaaataaattatagattaaGTAAGTCATGATAATAATTTacattctttaataaatcttttaatttataaaataatttaaaatttaaaaattgttttaatactagattaaataaaaaatattctaaaatattgtgTTAGGAATCTAAATGTGTAGATGTAACAAAAAACTTGACtgatttacatgttaaaaaagttaatttgtatttattatttattttaaataaatatcaattttaaattattattatttattttaacaaaaaaaattacaaaaatattaatatccatttttaacattttctagaataatatactttttttgtataattttttattttattctaatattactattcatattttactaaaaattatttattttttaataaaacaaaacaaaaatatatataattttaaaagtaaagtattcaaacaaatttttttattcttaaaaattattttaaagtataactcaatgttttaaaaaccggactgGACCGGCCAGTCCGATCGGTCCGACCGCCGGCCGGTCATCGGACCGGTCCAGTCCGTTCATTTGGACCGGATGGGGATCAAACCGAGGTCGGACCGGTCGAACCGGTGGACGAACCGGCCGgttcaattgattttaatttattttttttaaaacaacatcaAAATGACGTCGTTTTGGAGTCCTATTTAAGCAAAGGAGATCTCCATCTCCAGGCTGCGCCACTGCAAGGGATCCTGCTCCAGCTCCAGCTCCAGCCCGCGACACCAAGGGATCTCGCCGACGGCCTTCAGCAGCGACACTCACAAGGTCCCGCCGGCGGCCCAAGACACCAAGAGAGCTCCCCTCCCCCCCAGCTGGTAGCCCGCCTCGGCGTTGGAGTTTGCCACTTTGCCCATAGTGAGTAGCtgttttgctctgttttttccttttcacttGAAACCTAGGACATCATAGATCATTATGGCAGTTTTGTGAAGCTGCCCTGCCCTGCCCCTAAGCCACCAGCCATGGCCTGAGTTGTACTGGTGTTCAAGTTCAATGTTCCACCAACACCATGAACAGCTAGAGAGAGGAAAATCTAATTCCACATTATTACCAACTCATTTCCATGGATTTGTCAGGATTTGAGAATTGATTCTCAATTTGTGTGGAAGTAGGAATCGTTTTTGAGCCTAACCTCCAAGTGGGTCTAGCAAAGAAGGCAACCATACGGTCCAGCTCAACTCCTGGTACAATGCATACTAGCctttgttgtttttaatttgtggGAAGTGCCCACTTCCTTCTGCTTGTtatcttcattaattttaaagtagcaattaattaatcaatatcCCAATTGGTGTAGTGGGAATCCTACTGTGAAGtaacctaaaaaaatataaaaacggATATTTTTTTGCGGTATCCTTAACGGTGACAAACCAACATGCAACAAGTGAAGCTCaattctttttctctaaagtggaaaattcaaattcaaaaattcgATCCTTCTGGGTGGTTTCCAAGATGTATATGCTTTACTGGCTGGAGCTTTAGTTTGCATTAAGAAATCTCCAAACCACATGGTTTGAGCATCTTCTGAATTAAGCAAGCATTATGGGCCTTAATCTATTGGGTCTATGCCCATGATGCTTTAGTTGTTTTGATGCACAATAATTGACACACTTGGAATGTGACTTATCGATCATTTTTCCCAAACATGCTTGTTTAGATATTTGTGGAGTTTGCCCATCAATATATCTAtacaaaattactttaaaatttagataaatttataattggaTCAAAACATGCTTGTTATAATGACGGTTGTTCCTTTAAATAAATTTACCAATTGATATATGATTGttataaattgttgatgacttgattataaatcattaaatggTTGATGACTTCCATTCTCTACGTTAATGTGagattttgtttctaatttgatagggaaataaaaaatgcaatcaAACTTGACTCCATCCTCTGGTCAAGATTCAACTACCAATTCTCAATCAACTAGAAGTAAGATCGATCCTGCATGGGAGCATGTTTCTGAAGAAAGATATGCAAATGGAAGGAAagctcttatttgtttgtattgtaaaaaGATTACAAAAGGTGGGGGTATTCATAGAATGAAACAACACCTTGCTGGAGTGAAAGGAGATATTGGTCCATGTAAATCGGTTCCTCCTGATGTAAAATTTCGAATGGAAAATTCTTTGCAAGAGTTTGTGAATTCTAAGAAAGCAGCCCAAGAAGCATATGAATGTAGAAATCCTTATGGTCCTAATGTGTCACAATTTGAAGGGGATGGGGCAGAAGGTGAAGAAGAGGTTCAACAAATGCAAAGTCCTATGGCAGCTAAtagtggaaaaaggaaaaaatcaacaGTGGATAAGTATTTTGCACCAAGAAATACTCAAGGAGCTCAACCTTCCATGAGGAGTGTACTAGCTGGGAAAGAAGCTATTTGGAGAGCAGATATGGCGGTTGGGAGATTCTTTTATGATGTATGCATTCCTACTAATGCAGTGAATTCCTTCTACTTCAAGCCAATGTAAGATGTTATATCTGCAATTGGTCCTGGATATAAGGGTCCAAATTACCATCAACTACGGGTTAATCTTTTAAAGGATGCCAAGAAGGAAGTTCAGTTACTTGTGGACTCTTATCGTGAAATTTGGGCAAAAGTTGGGTGTACAATAATGGATGATGGTTGGACAGATAATAGACAAAGAACACTCATCAACTTCCTTGTGTATTATCCTGAAggaatatcatttgtgaaatcCATTGATGCTTCAGACATTGTCAAGGATGCAACTaatttgtttcagttatttGATGAGGTGATTGAATGGGTTGGTCCACTCAATGTAGTTCATATAGTCACTGATAATGCAGCAAATTATGTGGTCGCGGGGAGATTGATTTCTCAGAAGCATAAACACATTAATTAGTCACCTTGTGCAGCTCATtgtcttaatttgatctttaaggatattggtAAGATGGACCATGTTGATGAACTTGTAAGACGTGCATCAAAGGTGAcaatttttgtgtataatcatgttgctttgttaagttggttgagaaaaagGGAAGGATGGACAGAGATTCTGTGACCTGGTGCAACTCGCTTTGCTACTATTTTCATTGCACTCAAgagtcttcatgatcataaacatgacttgcaagCTTTGGTGACTAATAAGTTCTTTGTGGACTCTAGATATTCAAAGGATTATAAAAGCCAAGTTGCAGTTTCCATCATCTTGGATAatagattttggaatgattgtttGACTGTTGTGAATCTTATGTCTCCACTAATGCGCTTATTGCGtattgttgattgtgatgagagGCCTTCGATGGGATATGTGTATGAAGGCATGTATAGGGTTCGTTTGGGCATCAAGAAATTGTTTAACTATAACAAAAGACTATACAAGCCTTATACGGAGATCATAAAGCAATGTTGGGATCAACAAttgaagaaaagcattcattCAGCAGCTTATTGGTTGAATCCATGTTTCCAATATGATCAggaaaacttttgtaataagccaaatgttattggaggtgtcatggatgttattgatcaaaaagttctgaaaggcaagcttgaaacaatgaatgaaatgaagttaTTTCGTGATCgattgggaagttttggaagagaacttgcttattcttcacgtgaagtacttcaacctggtaaaatattattatcatttattagtatgtttattcttctttattagttacctacttactatttaatattttaaacttgctaatgtgttttatttttttcttatttttaatgtgaaatgaTAATTAGATGAATGGTGGAGGCTACATGGATACAGTGCACCACATTTGCAAAAGTTAGCCATTCTAATATTGAGCCAAACCGCATCATCTTTTGGATGTGAGAGGAATTAGAGTGTCTTTAAACGTATACATACCAAAAGAAAGAATAGATTGGAACATCAAAGGCTTAATGATCTTGTATACGTTCATTATAATTTGCGCCTAAAAAATCGGTATAAATGatttcttagttgttttgaatttaaattcttctattcacaattatgaataattatatgttttttttttttaggttctataacaagaaaagaatctatgatccaattgactatgcatgcattgatgAGACCGATTTTTGGGTAGTTGATGATGATCAACCAGCAGAGttagatgttgaagaattggaaaatcttctatatgaagaagggtcaattccaataaatgaagtggaaggttcaagttctcacattggttagtaaaatatttaaacttataaaagttcaataattatatttttttttctttaaaaatgatttattgttgatatatattcaatatttttgtagatgatgAGGATGGTGGTGACGTGGCTATAGAAGGGCTTGAtgtggagaactttggttttccaaatgctcatgttcaatctccatattccaatttccaaaatgaatgaagacatgaattttatatttattagtatgcaaaaaacttcatgaatattcaaacattgacatgttatattttcattttgagtaattatttaagtgttgtggacctatggttgacatttgtattatttattatggacaatgtgttaagttaacaactctttgataatttggttattataggatagtaatggtttgattatttgataaatattgagtttattgaCATTGTGAATatataacatcttatattgtgttatagatatcatatatgataattgatgacttctataggtaaaaaaatttgtgacaaaactcaacaaacaaagtagatgctatcaaaatttacatagaatttattaattttttaattttttataatatataaaataataaaatatatatttatgacgtcatcgGTTCGATAGCGGTTCGACTGCCGGTCCGATcggtgaaccgtgaaccggtaacttttccggttcaatgaccggtccggttATGAAAACATTGGTATAACTATTAACTAtaacttgttaaaaaaaaatacttttttactctttaatttaaaaaaaaaaaattaaaaacaaggaTAGGGAATATCTTGTAAGAGGCGCCACTTCCACTTCACTCAAAGCCATACAAGACAAAACAATACATACGTACATACATAAATCGAATTAGTAAAGGCGCTGTTGTGGCAAAAAACCCACTACGGCATGCCATTATCCACTACTGATTCCAGATACCATACGTCAGCCAAACTCCAACGTTATGCTCAGCCGTGTCTGCTTTCGAAACTCCTGAAACACCAACTACTTCctcatttgtttatattttaatggttttacaAATCATGATCACCAACTGTTCACCAGAAGAAGAGAGGAGAGCCTCATGATGGACTTTAGACTATGTTTAGCTCTATCTATTTTCTTGATGATCATAGCAGATTTGTTTACAAGTGGTGATCGCATACCTACCACCCTTGAAGGTCCTTTTCAGCCAGTCACTCACAGCTTCGATTCCCGGTTGCGGAGAGGCAGTGATGACTTACCAATGGATCATCCTAGGCTCAGAAGAAATGTCACCTCATTTTTCCCAGAACAGATTTCTCTTGCCATTTCTTCCCCAACCTCCATGTGGGTGTCTTGGATTACAGGTACTTCTCATGACATTCCCTTCCATGTTTCGATGCAATTGTCAAATGGgtttgtttgaatttgttttctaGGAATGCCCAGATTGGTCTTGAGAGTTAATTATGCTGTTTGTCTGATGTTATTCATGGGATTGTTTGGTTTCATAGAATTGTTCCATTCGGTTGGCCTTTTTATGGAATTCCCATTTGGTTATAATGCACTGATTTTAGGAGATGACCACATTGATTTTGACGTTCTGTTGCTTGTCTAATGTTCTTCATGTGCATGTGTGATTTGATAGAGGAAAATCGTTGAACTGAATTGGTTTCTTATTGGCTTTTAGGGGATTCCTAATTGGGAATTGTCTTAGGGGTTGCTCGTATTGTTCTTTGACAAATTTGTTGGTTTTTCCCTGTTCTTGATCACGTGCCTGTTTGGTTGTATGGAAGCATTGAATtgagttgttgttgttgtttttttttttttgggttttaggGGATTCCCAGATTGGTTCCAACGTAACCCCACTTGATCCTTCAACTGTGGCCAGCGAGGTTTGGTATGGGAAAAGAAGCCGGAAATACTCAAGTGTAAAGACGGGGTTTTCAACTGTTTATAGCCAGTTGTACCCATTCGAGGGCCTCTTGAACTACACTTCTGGCATCATTCACCATGTGAGGCTTGATGGTACAATTTAACAGAAACTTGTAGTAATCtgtggatttttatttatttattggtgtGTGATTATTATGATGAATGTTTCTTGCCTATATGACATAAACAAgtgaatttgaatttataatcCCTGGAAGTCACTTTTTGCATTATAAAACTCATCCTGCTTGGCAGTGGTTAATGCTTTTCGATTCACTTGTGTCTATTACATGATTTGCCTGTGGAACCGTTTTGCTAGACTGCAGTTTTAGGAACGTTCATATATAATTTAGATTGTTAATTCTAAGGCAAGTCAAAAGAGGGGGGAAATGCCCATGTCTATGGGAGATTTCATGGTCCATTGATTGATCATGGTGGCATCTATCATGGGTACCTTTTCCTGGCTATGTCCCTAATCCGCCATATGGCAGAATATCTTTTCCCTTCTCATGGGCGTACATCCTGTTCATTATTGAAAGGTATTCCTCTGTTTCAAGTCCCAGAGTACAGAATAATGGCTgagagttattttttatttaaaataactttaggAATCATATGGAGGACTTATATCACAAAATGGGAAATAACTTTAAACTAACTCATTTTGTCAGCTTACAAATAAAAATCCTCTATAGAGATATTGAATATTTTCCTATTGCCCAGTTTGGGGTAAGTTCTCACCCAAGAGAGTGGGAGCTCTGTAATGGTTCACTGAGTTACAACTGAAAATTTGCTTTCAAAAGTACTGAAGAAGTTGTTACTTGcaaaatgcaaaaataatagttttcaaagagaaccttttttttttcatctgaaGATGGTCGTCTTACTGAGagtttttcaaatgaaaatgagTCATTTCTGTTGTTCTGCTCACACTatgtttcttgattttcttgtaGATCTTGAACCTGGaacaaaatattattacaaGTGTGGGGATAGTTCTTTTCCAGCTATGAGTAGAGAGTATGTCTTTGAAACTTTACCATTACCTGGCCCAAAAAGGTATCCTCGTAGAATAGCGGTTGTTGGAGATTTGGGTCTGACAA
It encodes:
- the LOC117915165 gene encoding uncharacterized protein LOC117915165, which translates into the protein MQSNLTPSSGQDSTTNSQSTRSKIDPAWEHVSEERYANGRKALICLYCKKITKGGGIHRMKQHLAGVKGDIGPCKSVPPDVKFRMENSLQEFVNSKKAAQEAYECRNPYGPNVSQFEGDGAEGEEEVQQMQSPMAANSGKRKKSTVDKYFAPRNTQGAQPSMRSVLAGKEAIWRADMAVGRFFYDGPNYHQLRVNLLKDAKKEVQLLVDSYREIWAKVGCTIMDDGWTDNRQRTLINFLVYYPEGISFVKSIDASDIVKDATNLFQLFDEVIEWVGPLNVVHIVTDNAANYVVAGRLISQKHKHIN